One window of the Salminus brasiliensis chromosome 1, fSalBra1.hap2, whole genome shotgun sequence genome contains the following:
- the ttll11 gene encoding tubulin polyglutamylase TTLL11 isoform X1 yields the protein MSEHYEKVKVQLEQIRSPAEDADGDAAAAPAPALPALSTVPASARSARRETSRTSVHLRNRSKSRGKASSRDANANVKQDSDKSRGQNRLGSEQMLQIKGTGKVLQGKAETNGSKEEDRAENGKEKGSRVVQKRRSVTVDTSKAKTSLEALKLSIRQLKWKEFPVGRRTACDIYWHGVSFHDNENIVSGQVNKFPGMIEMLRKINLSRAVRTMQELFPEEYNFYPRSWILPEEYQLFSTQIRLLKDNDSTLKPTFIVKPDSGSQGDGIYLIRDPADLRAFSGSPVKQAVVQEYIQKPLLIDKLKFDIRLYVLVRSLEPLEIYIAKEGLSRFCTEPYQEPSQKNLSHVFMHLTNYSLNIHSGNFVHSDSCSTGSKRTFSSVLYRLASKGVDIKKVWSDIIALVIKTVIALVPELKVYYQADIPPGKPGPTCFQILGFDILLMKNLKPVLLEVNANPSMRIEHEQEISPGVFEYVPSPVDEEVKVGVIRDTLRLMDPVQRKPHMATLLGGASEDAIAVEAGSDEKAQLVESLPSLCLKQVFPKYMKQFNYLRMVERIADIFLRFLGVKGTMKLGPTGFRTFIRNCKLSNSSFTMASVDILYIDISRRWAGMVPDSREAGMGLQAFVEAFFYLAARRFKALPLREQVLSLLELCESALEGQGHVEKSRPQKQHSSINPVPLHATALPALNSPTTTRRHQDDRADQTL from the exons ATGAGTGAGCACTATGAGAAGGTTAAAGTGCAGCTTGAGCAGATAAGGTCGCCGGCTGAGGATGCGGACGGCGATGCTGCGGCGGCCCCGGCCCCCGCGCTCCCCGCTTTGTCCACCGTCCCAGCCTCGGCCCGGTCAGCCCGGAGGGAAACCTCCAGGACCTCAGTTCACCTGAGAAATCGCAGCAAGAGCCGGGGCAAAGCGAGCAGTCGTGACGCGAATGCGAATGTCAAGCAGGACTCGGACAAGTCGAGGGGACAGAACCGGCTGGGCAGCGAGCAGATGCTTCAGATAAAGGGCACGGGGAAGGTCCTGCAGGGCAAAGCAGAGACGAATGGCAGCAAAGAAGAGGACCGAGCCGAGAACGGGAAAGAGAAAGGGAGCAGGGTCGTGCAGAAGAGAAGATCTGTCACAGTGGATACATCCAAGGCGAAAACATCACTGGAGGCGCTGAAGCTCAGCATCAGACAGCTCAAGTGGAAAGAG TTCCCAGTGGGCAGACGGACAGCCTGTGACATTTACTGGCATGGTGTTTCCTTCCATGACAACGAAAACATTGTTTCAGGACAGGTCAACAAGTTTCCAG GAATGATAGAGATGTTGCGTAAGATCAACTTAAGTCGCGCAGTGCGCACTATGCAAGAGCTGTTCCCGGAGGAATACAACTTCTACCCACGCTCGTGGATACTGCCTGAGGAATATCAGCTCTTCTCCACTCAG ATCCGACTCCTGAAGGATAATGACTCTACCCTGAAACCAACTTTCATTGTCAAACCTGACAGTGGATCCCAAGGAGATGGTATCTACCTCATACGGGACCCTGCTGACCTCCGAGCTTTTTCAGGCTCTCCAGTCAAGCAGGCAGTAGTTCAAGAATACATCCAAAAGCCCTTGCTTATTGACAAGCTCAAGTTTGACATCCGTCTCTATGTTTTGGTTCGTTCTTTGGAACCTTTAGAAATCTACATTGCTAAAGAAGGCCTATCCAGGTTTTGCACTGAACCCTACCAGGAACCCAGCCAGAAGAACCTCAGTCACGTCTTTATGCACCTAACAAACTATTCGCTGAACATACACAGTGGGAATTTTGTCCATTCGGACAGCTGTAGCACTGGAAGCAAGCGTACATTTTCTAGTGTTCTTTACCGCCTGGCTTCTAAAGGAGTGGACATTAAGAAAGTTTGGTCAGACATCATTGCATTGGTTATCAAGACAGTAATTGCACTTGTTCCTGAATTGAAGGTCTATTACCAAGCTGACATACCACCAGGAAAACCGGGACCTACTTGTTTCCAG ATACTGGGCTTTGATATCCTGCTGATGAAGAACTTAAAGCCTGTCCTGCTGGAGGTAAACGCCAATCCCAGCATGAGGATTGAACATGAACAGGAG ATCTCACCTGGTGTGTTTGAGTATGTACCCAGTCCAGTCGATGAGGAAGTCAAAGTAGGAGTTATTAGAGATACGCTGCGTCTCATGGATCCTGTCCAAAGAAAACCTCACAT GGCAACCCTTCTGGGTGGAGCTTCAGAAGATGCCATCGCTGTAGAGGCGGGGTCAGATGAGAAGGCGCAGCTGGTGGAGTCACTTCCCTCTTTGTGTTTAAAGCAAGTCTTCCCGAAGTACATGAAGCAGTTCAACTACCTACGAATGGTGGAGCGAATTGCGGACATTTTCCTGCGCTTCCTCGGAgtcaaagggaccatgaaactTGGTCCGACTGGCTTCCGCACCTTCATCAG GAATTGTAAGCTAAGTAACAGCAGTTTCACCATGGCCTCAGTGGACATCCTTTATATTGACATCTCACGCCGGTGGGCTGGCATGGTCCCAGACTCCAGAGAAGCTG GGATGGGTCTGCAGGCGTTTGTGGAGGCGTTTTTCTATTTGGCGGCTCGTAGATTTAAGGCATTACCTCTGAGGGAGCAGGTGCTGTCTCTGCTGGAGCTCTGTGAAAGTGCTCTGGAGGGACAGGGGCACGTTGAGAAGTCACGGCCTCAAAAACAGCACTCAAGCATCAACCCTGTCCCACTTCATGCTACAGCACTGCCCGCACTCAACTCCCCCACCACCACACGCCGTCACCAGGACGACCGAGCCGATCAGACGCTGTGA
- the ttll11 gene encoding tubulin polyglutamylase TTLL11 isoform X3, which yields MSEHYEKVKVQLEQIRSPAEDADGDAAAAPAPALPALSTVPASARSARRETSRTSVHLRNRSKSRGKASSRDANANVKQDSDKSRGQNRLGSEQMLQIKGTGKVLQGKAETNGSKEEDRAENGKEKGSRVVQKRRSVTVDTSKAKTSLEALKLSIRQLKWKEFPVGRRTACDIYWHGVSFHDNENIVSGQVNKFPGMIEMLRKINLSRAVRTMQELFPEEYNFYPRSWILPEEYQLFSTQIRLLKDNDSTLKPTFIVKPDSGSQGDGIYLIRDPADLRAFSGSPVKQAVVQEYIQKPLLIDKLKFDIRLYVLVRSLEPLEIYIAKEGLSRFCTEPYQEPSQKNLSHVFMHLTNYSLNIHSGNFVHSDSCSTGSKRTFSSVLYRLASKGVDIKKVWSDIIALVIKTVIALVPELKVYYQADIPPGKPGPTCFQILGFDILLMKNLKPVLLEVNANPSMRIEHEQEISPGVFEYVPSPVDEEVKVGVIRDTLRLMDPVQRKPHMATLLGGASEDAIAVEAGSDEKAQLVESLPSLCLKQVFPKYMKQFNYLRMVERIADIFLRFLGVKGTMKLGPTGFRTFIRNCKLSNSSFTMASVDILYIDISRRWAGMVPDSREAA from the exons ATGAGTGAGCACTATGAGAAGGTTAAAGTGCAGCTTGAGCAGATAAGGTCGCCGGCTGAGGATGCGGACGGCGATGCTGCGGCGGCCCCGGCCCCCGCGCTCCCCGCTTTGTCCACCGTCCCAGCCTCGGCCCGGTCAGCCCGGAGGGAAACCTCCAGGACCTCAGTTCACCTGAGAAATCGCAGCAAGAGCCGGGGCAAAGCGAGCAGTCGTGACGCGAATGCGAATGTCAAGCAGGACTCGGACAAGTCGAGGGGACAGAACCGGCTGGGCAGCGAGCAGATGCTTCAGATAAAGGGCACGGGGAAGGTCCTGCAGGGCAAAGCAGAGACGAATGGCAGCAAAGAAGAGGACCGAGCCGAGAACGGGAAAGAGAAAGGGAGCAGGGTCGTGCAGAAGAGAAGATCTGTCACAGTGGATACATCCAAGGCGAAAACATCACTGGAGGCGCTGAAGCTCAGCATCAGACAGCTCAAGTGGAAAGAG TTCCCAGTGGGCAGACGGACAGCCTGTGACATTTACTGGCATGGTGTTTCCTTCCATGACAACGAAAACATTGTTTCAGGACAGGTCAACAAGTTTCCAG GAATGATAGAGATGTTGCGTAAGATCAACTTAAGTCGCGCAGTGCGCACTATGCAAGAGCTGTTCCCGGAGGAATACAACTTCTACCCACGCTCGTGGATACTGCCTGAGGAATATCAGCTCTTCTCCACTCAG ATCCGACTCCTGAAGGATAATGACTCTACCCTGAAACCAACTTTCATTGTCAAACCTGACAGTGGATCCCAAGGAGATGGTATCTACCTCATACGGGACCCTGCTGACCTCCGAGCTTTTTCAGGCTCTCCAGTCAAGCAGGCAGTAGTTCAAGAATACATCCAAAAGCCCTTGCTTATTGACAAGCTCAAGTTTGACATCCGTCTCTATGTTTTGGTTCGTTCTTTGGAACCTTTAGAAATCTACATTGCTAAAGAAGGCCTATCCAGGTTTTGCACTGAACCCTACCAGGAACCCAGCCAGAAGAACCTCAGTCACGTCTTTATGCACCTAACAAACTATTCGCTGAACATACACAGTGGGAATTTTGTCCATTCGGACAGCTGTAGCACTGGAAGCAAGCGTACATTTTCTAGTGTTCTTTACCGCCTGGCTTCTAAAGGAGTGGACATTAAGAAAGTTTGGTCAGACATCATTGCATTGGTTATCAAGACAGTAATTGCACTTGTTCCTGAATTGAAGGTCTATTACCAAGCTGACATACCACCAGGAAAACCGGGACCTACTTGTTTCCAG ATACTGGGCTTTGATATCCTGCTGATGAAGAACTTAAAGCCTGTCCTGCTGGAGGTAAACGCCAATCCCAGCATGAGGATTGAACATGAACAGGAG ATCTCACCTGGTGTGTTTGAGTATGTACCCAGTCCAGTCGATGAGGAAGTCAAAGTAGGAGTTATTAGAGATACGCTGCGTCTCATGGATCCTGTCCAAAGAAAACCTCACAT GGCAACCCTTCTGGGTGGAGCTTCAGAAGATGCCATCGCTGTAGAGGCGGGGTCAGATGAGAAGGCGCAGCTGGTGGAGTCACTTCCCTCTTTGTGTTTAAAGCAAGTCTTCCCGAAGTACATGAAGCAGTTCAACTACCTACGAATGGTGGAGCGAATTGCGGACATTTTCCTGCGCTTCCTCGGAgtcaaagggaccatgaaactTGGTCCGACTGGCTTCCGCACCTTCATCAG GAATTGTAAGCTAAGTAACAGCAGTTTCACCATGGCCTCAGTGGACATCCTTTATATTGACATCTCACGCCGGTGGGCTGGCATGGTCCCAGACTCCAGAGAAGCTG CTTAA
- the ttll11 gene encoding tubulin polyglutamylase TTLL11 isoform X2 produces the protein MSEHYEKVKVQLEQIRSPAEDADGDAAAAPAPALPALSTVPASARSARRETSRTSVHLRNRSKSRGKASSRDANANVKQDSDKSRGQNRLGSEQMLQIKGTGKVLQGKAETNGSKEEDRAENGKEKGSRVVQKRRSVTVDTSKAKTSLEALKLSIRQLKWKEFPVGRRTACDIYWHGVSFHDNENIVSGQVNKFPGMIEMLRKINLSRAVRTMQELFPEEYNFYPRSWILPEEYQLFSTQIRLLKDNDSTLKPTFIVKPDSGSQGDGIYLIRDPADLRAFSGSPVKQAVVQEYIQKPLLIDKLKFDIRLYVLVRSLEPLEIYIAKEGLSRFCTEPYQEPSQKNLSHVFMHLTNYSLNIHSGNFVHSDSCSTGSKRTFSSVLYRLASKGVDIKKVWSDIIALVIKTVIALVPELKVYYQADIPPGKPGPTCFQILGFDILLMKNLKPVLLEVNANPSMRIEHEQEISPGVFEYVPSPVDEEVKVGVIRDTLRLMDPVQRKPHMATLLGGASEDAIAVEAGSDEKAQLVESLPSLCLKQVFPKYMKQFNYLRMVERIADIFLRFLGVKGTMKLGPTGFRTFIRNCKLSNSSFTMASVDILYIDISRRWAGMVPDSREAGNRSNMNNSYLILPVLIIRE, from the exons ATGAGTGAGCACTATGAGAAGGTTAAAGTGCAGCTTGAGCAGATAAGGTCGCCGGCTGAGGATGCGGACGGCGATGCTGCGGCGGCCCCGGCCCCCGCGCTCCCCGCTTTGTCCACCGTCCCAGCCTCGGCCCGGTCAGCCCGGAGGGAAACCTCCAGGACCTCAGTTCACCTGAGAAATCGCAGCAAGAGCCGGGGCAAAGCGAGCAGTCGTGACGCGAATGCGAATGTCAAGCAGGACTCGGACAAGTCGAGGGGACAGAACCGGCTGGGCAGCGAGCAGATGCTTCAGATAAAGGGCACGGGGAAGGTCCTGCAGGGCAAAGCAGAGACGAATGGCAGCAAAGAAGAGGACCGAGCCGAGAACGGGAAAGAGAAAGGGAGCAGGGTCGTGCAGAAGAGAAGATCTGTCACAGTGGATACATCCAAGGCGAAAACATCACTGGAGGCGCTGAAGCTCAGCATCAGACAGCTCAAGTGGAAAGAG TTCCCAGTGGGCAGACGGACAGCCTGTGACATTTACTGGCATGGTGTTTCCTTCCATGACAACGAAAACATTGTTTCAGGACAGGTCAACAAGTTTCCAG GAATGATAGAGATGTTGCGTAAGATCAACTTAAGTCGCGCAGTGCGCACTATGCAAGAGCTGTTCCCGGAGGAATACAACTTCTACCCACGCTCGTGGATACTGCCTGAGGAATATCAGCTCTTCTCCACTCAG ATCCGACTCCTGAAGGATAATGACTCTACCCTGAAACCAACTTTCATTGTCAAACCTGACAGTGGATCCCAAGGAGATGGTATCTACCTCATACGGGACCCTGCTGACCTCCGAGCTTTTTCAGGCTCTCCAGTCAAGCAGGCAGTAGTTCAAGAATACATCCAAAAGCCCTTGCTTATTGACAAGCTCAAGTTTGACATCCGTCTCTATGTTTTGGTTCGTTCTTTGGAACCTTTAGAAATCTACATTGCTAAAGAAGGCCTATCCAGGTTTTGCACTGAACCCTACCAGGAACCCAGCCAGAAGAACCTCAGTCACGTCTTTATGCACCTAACAAACTATTCGCTGAACATACACAGTGGGAATTTTGTCCATTCGGACAGCTGTAGCACTGGAAGCAAGCGTACATTTTCTAGTGTTCTTTACCGCCTGGCTTCTAAAGGAGTGGACATTAAGAAAGTTTGGTCAGACATCATTGCATTGGTTATCAAGACAGTAATTGCACTTGTTCCTGAATTGAAGGTCTATTACCAAGCTGACATACCACCAGGAAAACCGGGACCTACTTGTTTCCAG ATACTGGGCTTTGATATCCTGCTGATGAAGAACTTAAAGCCTGTCCTGCTGGAGGTAAACGCCAATCCCAGCATGAGGATTGAACATGAACAGGAG ATCTCACCTGGTGTGTTTGAGTATGTACCCAGTCCAGTCGATGAGGAAGTCAAAGTAGGAGTTATTAGAGATACGCTGCGTCTCATGGATCCTGTCCAAAGAAAACCTCACAT GGCAACCCTTCTGGGTGGAGCTTCAGAAGATGCCATCGCTGTAGAGGCGGGGTCAGATGAGAAGGCGCAGCTGGTGGAGTCACTTCCCTCTTTGTGTTTAAAGCAAGTCTTCCCGAAGTACATGAAGCAGTTCAACTACCTACGAATGGTGGAGCGAATTGCGGACATTTTCCTGCGCTTCCTCGGAgtcaaagggaccatgaaactTGGTCCGACTGGCTTCCGCACCTTCATCAG GAATTGTAAGCTAAGTAACAGCAGTTTCACCATGGCCTCAGTGGACATCCTTTATATTGACATCTCACGCCGGTGGGCTGGCATGGTCCCAGACTCCAGAGAAGCTG GAAATAGGTCCaatatgaataattcatacctCATCTTGCCTGTCCTGATCATCAGAGAGTGA
- the LOC140551588 gene encoding uncharacterized protein isoform X1, producing the protein MNVRETQREPPLLDAVVLSQRDREWTEEEKMNMEESALLTELKVESFPGPVLKNLMSLIEEKKAQEEQIREAETELETSVKQTDSKEEALEEEEHGERERIRQISLEIREMQERRVRERVEKRQREEEESREKMRAVVEALRSSAEAVLKLKKKIKQHKIQAHEHKQMLSEERNKEKRRELKREVEREGEQMKEAEQELKRLQEERRRMVKELRLMEIRERSAVKEDRYFIRTLPELLTPTVLTQKLKEFESKMDEKDRQLEALKQKISEMEKNGEKQLEERNKSLEEKHKQLQQKDTELEELRKTIENQNKTIHKKNKELNEKETLLENAEKEVETSKKQLETLGEKLQEKSSELQEMMILLEQQKTELKEKDKQLEEKERLLIERDTQLLERDKQVEEKDRLLEERNKQLQERTDPDPPLRRRNSKELDPPNMSEECSSAASPVSVPVAELRLVLLGRTGCEKSAAGNTILGREERSQAGASTVRQQSESRQGEVAGRQMTVVDTPDWFSPGLSLEELRQDVGHCVHLSAPGPHAFLVVLPVKQSTGEERGMLEKMEEMFGERCWRNTVILFTVTDEDQEKNIEEFVQSDNQEVQRLVEKCGNRFHCLNIKEGGDGSQISELLENIEKMVEGNREKFYSSEIYLETQSQIRAMEAKIMKDREERKVNEEQKIKEKLENEVKNSLRKIEGVIQEHEGDIRQLNDRTTELERKMKEERDEEKKRELQRELERELERRTEMEEKVKRLKENRERERREMEERHRQEMEEIKETYEGEARIEAERDLMKIILPELQRNILVSRSKMQEEFSRQMEQKDTELQELKQRFSQLTETHSLLEEVYERTVRSRSGSERAPPAAEQSKGIPQKFKDWFQ; encoded by the exons ATGAACGTCAGAGAAACGCAAAGAG AACCTCCTCTACTTGATGCAGTCGTCCTTTCTCAG AGGGACAGAGAATGGAcagaagaggagaagatgaaCATGGAGGAATCTGCTCTGCTGACCG AATTAAAGGTAGAGAGCTTTCCTGGTCCTGTACTGAAGAACTTAATGAGCTTAATAGAAGAAAAGAAAGCACAGGAGGAGCAGATAAGGGAAGCTGAGACTGAACTGGAGACCTCAGTCAAACAAACAGATAGTAAAGAAGAAGCACTGGAAGAGGAAgaacatggagagagagagcgcatcAGACAGATCAGTCTGGAGATCAGAGAGATGCAGgaaagaagagtgagagaaagagtggagaagagacaaagagaggaagaggagagcagGGAAAAAATGAGGGCTGTTGTGGAAGCTTTGAGGAGCTCAGCGGAAGCAGTTCTGAAGCTGAAGAAGAAGATAAAGCAGCACAAAATACAAGCACATGAACATAAACAAATGTTATCAgaggagagaaataaagagaagaggagagagctgaagagagaagtagagagagaaggtgagcaGATGAAGGAGGCTGAACAGGAGCTGAAAAGGCtgcaggaggagaggaggaggatggtgaAGGAACTCCGACTGATGGAGATCAGAGAGAGGAGTGCAGTAAAGGAAGACAGATACTTCATTAGGACCCTGCCTGAACTCCTTACTCCGACTGTTTTaacacagaaactgaaagagtTTGAGAGTAAGATGgatgagaaagacagacagttagaagCACTGAAACAGAAGATCTCAGAGAtggagaaaaatggagaaaagcagCTGGAGGAGAGAAATAAGAGCTTAgaagagaaacacaaacaactTCAACAAAAGGACACAGAATTAGAGGAACTAAGAAAGACCATAGAGAACCAGAATAAAACTATACATAAGAAGAATAAAGAGCTGAATGAGAAAGAGACTCTACTGGAGAATGCAGAGAAAGAGGTGGAAACCAGTAAAAAGCAGCTGGAGACACTGGGAGAGAAACTGCAGGAGAAGAGCAGTGAACTACAGGAGATGATGATCCTACTGGAGCAACagaaaactgaactgaaagaaaaagacaagcagcttgaagagaaggagagacttctaatagagagagacacacagctACTGGAGAGAGACAAGCAGGTTGAGGAGAAAGACAGACTTCTAGAGGAGAGAAACAAGCAGCTGCAGGAGAGAACAGATCCAGACCCACCACTCAGGAGGAGAAACAGCAAGGAGTTGGATCCTCCAAACA TGAGTGAAGAGTGCTCTAGTGCAGCCTCTCCGGTGTCCGTTCCTGTAGCAGAACTCAGGCTGGTGCTGCTGGGGAGGACTGGATGTGAGAAGAGTGCAGCAGGAAACACCATCCTGggcagagaggagaggagccaGGCTGGAGCGTCTACAgtgaggcagcagagtgagagcAGACAGGGGGAGGTGGCTGGGAGGCAGATGACTGTGGTGGACACTCCTGACTGGTTCAGTCCTGGACTCTCTCTGGAGGAGCTGAGACAGGACGTGGGACactgtgtccatctgtctgctccAGGACCGCACGCCTTCCTCGTAGTCCTACCAGTGAAGCAGTctacaggagaggagagagggatgcTGGAGAAAATGGAGGAGATGTTTGGAGAGAGATGTTGGAGGAACACCGTGATCCTCTTCACTGTTACTGATGAAGACCAAGAGAAGAACATTGAAGAGTTTGTCCAATCAGACAACCAGGAGGTCCAGAGACTTGTAGAGAAATGTGGGAACAGGTTTCACTGTCTCAACATTAAGGAGGGTGGAGATGGTTCTCAGATCTCAGAGCTGCTGGAGAACATAGAGAAGATGGTGGaaggaaacagagagaaatTCTACAGCAGTGAGATCTACCTGGAGACACAGTCTCAGATCAGAGCAATGGAGGCAAAGATCatgaaagacagagaagaaaggaaGGTAAACGAAGAACAAAAAATCAAAGAGAAGCTAGAAAATGAGGTGAAGAACTCTCTGAGGAAGATAGAGGGAGTAATCCAGGAGCATGAAGGAGATATCAGACAATTAAATGACCGAACAACTGAACTGGAGAGGAAGATGAAAGAAGAGAGGGatgaggagaaaaagagagaactgCAGAGAGAGCTGGAAAGAGAGTTAGAGCGAAGAACAGAAATGGAGGAGAAGGTGAAGAGACtaaaggaaaacagagagagggagaggagagagatggaggagagacacagacaggaGATGGAGGAGATCAAGGAGACGTATGAAGGAGAAGCCAGAATTGAGGCGGAGCGAGACCTCATGAAGATCATCCTGCCTGAACTCCAGAGAAACATTTTGGTCTCCAGGTCAAAGATGCAGGAAGAGTTCAGCAGACAGATGGAGCAGAAGGACACAGAGCTGCAGGAACTGAAGCAGAGATTCTCACAGCTTACAGAGACTCACTCACTTCTGGAGGAGGTTTATGAGAGAACCGTGAGGAGCCGCTCAGGCTCGGAGAGAGCTCCTCCAGCAGCAGAACAATCTAAAGGGATCCCTCAGAAGTTTAAGGATTGGTTTCagtga
- the LOC140551588 gene encoding uncharacterized protein isoform X2, giving the protein MSLIEEKKAQEEQIREAETELETSVKQTDSKEEALEEEEHGERERIRQISLEIREMQERRVRERVEKRQREEEESREKMRAVVEALRSSAEAVLKLKKKIKQHKIQAHEHKQMLSEERNKEKRRELKREVEREGEQMKEAEQELKRLQEERRRMVKELRLMEIRERSAVKEDRYFIRTLPELLTPTVLTQKLKEFESKMDEKDRQLEALKQKISEMEKNGEKQLEERNKSLEEKHKQLQQKDTELEELRKTIENQNKTIHKKNKELNEKETLLENAEKEVETSKKQLETLGEKLQEKSSELQEMMILLEQQKTELKEKDKQLEEKERLLIERDTQLLERDKQVEEKDRLLEERNKQLQERTDPDPPLRRRNSKELDPPNMSEECSSAASPVSVPVAELRLVLLGRTGCEKSAAGNTILGREERSQAGASTVRQQSESRQGEVAGRQMTVVDTPDWFSPGLSLEELRQDVGHCVHLSAPGPHAFLVVLPVKQSTGEERGMLEKMEEMFGERCWRNTVILFTVTDEDQEKNIEEFVQSDNQEVQRLVEKCGNRFHCLNIKEGGDGSQISELLENIEKMVEGNREKFYSSEIYLETQSQIRAMEAKIMKDREERKVNEEQKIKEKLENEVKNSLRKIEGVIQEHEGDIRQLNDRTTELERKMKEERDEEKKRELQRELERELERRTEMEEKVKRLKENRERERREMEERHRQEMEEIKETYEGEARIEAERDLMKIILPELQRNILVSRSKMQEEFSRQMEQKDTELQELKQRFSQLTETHSLLEEVYERTVRSRSGSERAPPAAEQSKGIPQKFKDWFQ; this is encoded by the exons ATGAGCTTAATAGAAGAAAAGAAAGCACAGGAGGAGCAGATAAGGGAAGCTGAGACTGAACTGGAGACCTCAGTCAAACAAACAGATAGTAAAGAAGAAGCACTGGAAGAGGAAgaacatggagagagagagcgcatcAGACAGATCAGTCTGGAGATCAGAGAGATGCAGgaaagaagagtgagagaaagagtggagaagagacaaagagaggaagaggagagcagGGAAAAAATGAGGGCTGTTGTGGAAGCTTTGAGGAGCTCAGCGGAAGCAGTTCTGAAGCTGAAGAAGAAGATAAAGCAGCACAAAATACAAGCACATGAACATAAACAAATGTTATCAgaggagagaaataaagagaagaggagagagctgaagagagaagtagagagagaaggtgagcaGATGAAGGAGGCTGAACAGGAGCTGAAAAGGCtgcaggaggagaggaggaggatggtgaAGGAACTCCGACTGATGGAGATCAGAGAGAGGAGTGCAGTAAAGGAAGACAGATACTTCATTAGGACCCTGCCTGAACTCCTTACTCCGACTGTTTTaacacagaaactgaaagagtTTGAGAGTAAGATGgatgagaaagacagacagttagaagCACTGAAACAGAAGATCTCAGAGAtggagaaaaatggagaaaagcagCTGGAGGAGAGAAATAAGAGCTTAgaagagaaacacaaacaactTCAACAAAAGGACACAGAATTAGAGGAACTAAGAAAGACCATAGAGAACCAGAATAAAACTATACATAAGAAGAATAAAGAGCTGAATGAGAAAGAGACTCTACTGGAGAATGCAGAGAAAGAGGTGGAAACCAGTAAAAAGCAGCTGGAGACACTGGGAGAGAAACTGCAGGAGAAGAGCAGTGAACTACAGGAGATGATGATCCTACTGGAGCAACagaaaactgaactgaaagaaaaagacaagcagcttgaagagaaggagagacttctaatagagagagacacacagctACTGGAGAGAGACAAGCAGGTTGAGGAGAAAGACAGACTTCTAGAGGAGAGAAACAAGCAGCTGCAGGAGAGAACAGATCCAGACCCACCACTCAGGAGGAGAAACAGCAAGGAGTTGGATCCTCCAAACA TGAGTGAAGAGTGCTCTAGTGCAGCCTCTCCGGTGTCCGTTCCTGTAGCAGAACTCAGGCTGGTGCTGCTGGGGAGGACTGGATGTGAGAAGAGTGCAGCAGGAAACACCATCCTGggcagagaggagaggagccaGGCTGGAGCGTCTACAgtgaggcagcagagtgagagcAGACAGGGGGAGGTGGCTGGGAGGCAGATGACTGTGGTGGACACTCCTGACTGGTTCAGTCCTGGACTCTCTCTGGAGGAGCTGAGACAGGACGTGGGACactgtgtccatctgtctgctccAGGACCGCACGCCTTCCTCGTAGTCCTACCAGTGAAGCAGTctacaggagaggagagagggatgcTGGAGAAAATGGAGGAGATGTTTGGAGAGAGATGTTGGAGGAACACCGTGATCCTCTTCACTGTTACTGATGAAGACCAAGAGAAGAACATTGAAGAGTTTGTCCAATCAGACAACCAGGAGGTCCAGAGACTTGTAGAGAAATGTGGGAACAGGTTTCACTGTCTCAACATTAAGGAGGGTGGAGATGGTTCTCAGATCTCAGAGCTGCTGGAGAACATAGAGAAGATGGTGGaaggaaacagagagaaatTCTACAGCAGTGAGATCTACCTGGAGACACAGTCTCAGATCAGAGCAATGGAGGCAAAGATCatgaaagacagagaagaaaggaaGGTAAACGAAGAACAAAAAATCAAAGAGAAGCTAGAAAATGAGGTGAAGAACTCTCTGAGGAAGATAGAGGGAGTAATCCAGGAGCATGAAGGAGATATCAGACAATTAAATGACCGAACAACTGAACTGGAGAGGAAGATGAAAGAAGAGAGGGatgaggagaaaaagagagaactgCAGAGAGAGCTGGAAAGAGAGTTAGAGCGAAGAACAGAAATGGAGGAGAAGGTGAAGAGACtaaaggaaaacagagagagggagaggagagagatggaggagagacacagacaggaGATGGAGGAGATCAAGGAGACGTATGAAGGAGAAGCCAGAATTGAGGCGGAGCGAGACCTCATGAAGATCATCCTGCCTGAACTCCAGAGAAACATTTTGGTCTCCAGGTCAAAGATGCAGGAAGAGTTCAGCAGACAGATGGAGCAGAAGGACACAGAGCTGCAGGAACTGAAGCAGAGATTCTCACAGCTTACAGAGACTCACTCACTTCTGGAGGAGGTTTATGAGAGAACCGTGAGGAGCCGCTCAGGCTCGGAGAGAGCTCCTCCAGCAGCAGAACAATCTAAAGGGATCCCTCAGAAGTTTAAGGATTGGTTTCagtga